The DNA segment aataaatttcaaatatatttttattgaaaatattaaGGGATATTCGTCAAATAAGCATGTTAACAATTTTTCATAGCACTTTGAGCCTTGAatcctttgattgctattgatattgatctcttgagatgtattgagttatcgatggagcgagtgacattatttGGTGCACTCCTGAGTTAGCACGAGACCGAGCGGGTAGCAACCGTGCTctcgatgctacgtacgacactcctgatgacagcatgaggccGGACGGGTAGCTCCTGTCGCCCTCGATGCTACGTGtgtggattagcagtgatgattcgaggtctgctgcgttcctggcacgggtggccactgagattattgtgatacgattatttggactctatttggtatcccttattctattgatacctgtcacgcattgCATTGCAtgtcattgcattgtacttgattttattcatgtcagttatatttgtcgtaattttttatagttcgtcgtactggggtccgacccctgttttctttttatgttgtggttgtttgtgattccatagcaggttatccagggggatttgacgcatctggtggaacgtcatctagtggtacccaatAAGTCGAGCGTGGAGttgagttcccagatatatgtatatatcagtttagcgagttttatatttgtcggggtgatgccctgggtatctgtatcgatagttttggactttgttttggattgttatttgtgtgatcgagccttgccggctctgcatgtgtttagtattggccagtgcggctataggtttgtaaattggtgtTGTGTCTCTATTTTtgagtatatattgctggttgtgttgtacaggtttttgggatgtcctatttacgaataggtcatgccgaattttctgtaggcccaaaacgcaaatttttaactcatTTTTGCTGTTTACATTagttaatcctggttgtttgattattaaatattaaatcaggacacgggccctttcaaTCGTGCAATATACCTGAGCCACAGATCCACGAAATAcccaaaatagaaaaaaaaaaccaaaataaaggaaaaatagCATATAGAAACACCATAATCGATTTGAAGacaaaaaataattagaatCATAGTACAAACTAGAAGCAACCATGTTGCCAGTGATGCACAATTCTAGAAAAACCAAACAAATTCATCAGGAAAGCAAAACGTGTTCATAACACAAAATAGTATAAAAATAACTTCAAACAACCAAGGAAAAACATGTATCATGTTCGATCTAGtcactaaaataaaaaataacacaaaatcatataaaaattaccaaaatattcacgaaaaaacaaaaaaaacaactaaaaaagaaaaagaaatgtcATGGCGACGCAAATCTCACCTCCCCGAGTCAAGTTCTCAAGGTTTCTTCGTGCCTATTGAATCCTGGTTCTTCGCGTGGTTTCTCTCTAGCGCCGCCGAGAGAAGAAATAAAGTTTCTGAGATGTGAGAAATGAGCGTTAGGGTTTCAACGGATGGAGGTCATTTGGGGGCAATAGTGTCATTTtacataattataattttatccaCCATTTATCCCTCCAACTTGTAGGGATGTTTTCTCCTTGGTGAACCAACATTATCACGGGCCCAATCAATTTTTGTGGGCTTTTAAAAAATGAACCAAGCATGGGTTGAAGAGTGATAACTCATTAATCCTTTATTTATCAAGTGTAGCAAACAGTACCTTAAGGAATTAATGATCAATGAATAAATTTGTTGCTTTTATTAAATGGATTTacgttttaattatttaattacaatACTAAACATGTTATTAATTTGATCAATTAAATACAAATTAATCCATTATATATGTTACTGacttataaaatataatattattagaCTCATATACAGACCAAATTAACCAAACGAATAAATTAGAAAGCCAGCAAgaagaaaattattttattttatatttaatgcaTTTGATATTTAACTTCCATGTATAAGTGATCATTTTTGCACATGGCAAAGGATTATCTCCTTATGTGATAATAAGATGCTATCATTAGTACAATACCTAAAAATAGTATTTGAGAGAGCTTTATAAGAAGCATTTTTCAGCTTttcattaataaaattttatgaaatttttttaatgagaagctgagaagtgcttatTAGAAGTTCTCCCAAACACTATTTTAATTCCTTAAAGATAGAATGAAATTTATTCTCTCTATTATATGGAGATATATTAACATTTGGGTAATGATGCCAACTTCCATTAAAATACCGAGGacatatatatgatttaaatggtgttaGAATTTGGGTAAAATTATTCCGAATGAAACATAAACTAAACTTGAATGAAGGGTGTGAATGCAAAAATTCCTATAATTAACTAATTATATTAGTCATAAAATCAGTAGATAaaatccttttaaaaaaaaatttccttatattaaaaaattgattAAACGTTGACCACAATACACACTTCACCTCACCGGTCATCattgttatatatatttgttgttttaataaattattttagatTAAGAGACGAGCATGGACCCATCGTTGATGCTTTAGATTATAATTTCCATGGCCGCCGGAAGAAAAAATTACTTTCATGTTTTGGTGGAGatatataaattaaacaacattttattgcaaaaaaatttaatttaatttattgcaagAAATTTCTATGAAGGTCGATGTTGGGACTTCATAGGTCAAGTATATGTATATAGTCTCTTTCAGccacaataaaaccaaattaaAGCTCgtgaaattataaatatatatcatggtCCACAGGTAAAACTTCTAGTCCATTAATTTCATGGCCTATTAATTTGCAGTAGTATTCTAAAGAGATTTGGTATGCTCGTGATGTCCCTACGTACGTACTTGCATTGGATTGAATTCAACTTGAATTATATATGTTAATTCGATGCTCATGGAGACAATTATATAATTGTAAATTACTTAGTAGTTTCGGCATTGACCAAGACCATAATATCACTCAAAAACCTCACTCACTCTTTCAAGTGCTGTTGTTTATAAAAGTCAATTAATTAAGCTGCCTGCCGCGAAAGAAACTATCTTGATATCTGCCGCTCTTCTCTCCAATATCGCTAGCTCCTTCCGGCCGCCGGCCGCTAACCGGTAAGTCTACTCAACTAATTACCAGCTTCCCTTAACTATCAATTATCCTTTGATATTCTTAattgattatattatatatagctTAACTCTAGAGTACTTGTCATGCatctttaatttttatatgCAGGCGTTATTGGTTTAAGTACTAATGGAATTAGAGGTCGAAACGGGAGGTCGCCGATGGGAGAAAGTGAACCGAGACAAGTCAAGGGTGCTGAAACGAAGAGCAACTCTACTTCTTTCATCATCTCGTAAGTGCAACTGCATGGTGTCGGTAATTCGATCCGTCTAAATTATATAGctcaattttgatatttttacgTCTTTTTCTTactctttcttttttttaaaaaaaaaataataataattcaatttactcggttttattaaattaatattattggTTGCTTGTATAATTTTTTATCTCATTAAAATTTTCGATAAATAAAGGCAAAATTGAAAATCGTTCTATTtccaaattctttttaattaattgtatGAAAACACacccaattatttaattataatatagtggGTGGGTGAGGTTGGTCCGGCCGGACAAGAAATATCGACCTTGCATGCATGGTCCCTTCGTATAATTGAGCCTCACAATTATTACATATGACGTATATCATACTTTTTTAGGTGACGTTGGTTGATTGAATAATAGTTAAATATCTGTAGATCAATTTGAATCGACAAATTAAAGCTCATTTTTAACGTACATTTTTTTTAGTGTGTTACAATTTTACttacttttaaaaattaattggcccaggttacactatttttttttttcatttttaaaatacctataatatatatatatatatatatatgtgtatatatatatatatatatgatcttaGCCTAAATTAGATATTGTTGACTATTTAATTAGACAAAGAAGGTTATAATTAGTGCAACAACTTGTgtcatattttagttttaattaGTTACGGTTGTTGGTCGGAGTACTGCTCACATATAAATAATAGTAATATCCGATATATGTCAAAAAAAGGATTTCAATTAACAAGAATGAGACTAATTGTTTTCTTTAAAAATATATGAGAAAATTACAATCTTTATATTGTATATTTGGAGCCATTTTGTAAtcttgattttatatatatactgtgAAAATTTCATTAATTTCCATATGTTATTCTCTCTTTTCGCTTtgtttttttggaaatttcgaTCAATTTTCTAACATgacattttaattaattaataaatattaacgCGGGTCGAGTTGGTTTGTGCACAGAAGGAAGATATCTGAGCGGGTGTGTTCCCCTGCACAAAGCTGCGTTGAAGGGTGAGTGGGAGAGTGCTGAAAGCTTGTTGGCCAACGATATGACCTTGGGTCAATCTCGCATCACAGAAGGCGGGGAAACTGCGTTCCACATAGCTGCTTTGGAAGGGCATGCACTTTTTGTTGCTAATTTACTTCAAAGGATGGGCGACCAATCTTCCCATGTACTGGAAATACAAAATCAAAAGGGAAACACTGCACTCAGCTTCGCTGCCGTCGCGGGGCATGTCGATATCGCTGTTTTGATGATAGAAAATAACCCAAGATTGCCCACAATCCGCGGTGATGGTGGTGTCACCCCACTCTTTATGGCGGCGTTTTTAGGCCACCGCGACATGGTCGATTATCTCTTCCCATTATCCGGTTTTGACAAGTGGGATGAGAACGATCAAATTGAGCTTCTCACCACTTCCATCGCCTCCGGGTTGTATGGTGAGTAATTGACACGTACGGtatgctacatgtacacattGAGTTATACACTGGGTTACACGCTACGTACatatgaaattacaaaattatcccaCCACTTGAGGACGACATATATCATCTAAACAATGAATGGATGCAGATCTATCTATCAGAATATTACAACAAAATAACAATCTAGCTGGGGTTGAAGACCGCGAAGGCAACACACCTTTACTAGTGCTTGCACGGGATCCGTCACATTTTCGCGGCCTAAGTGACACCATGCAACAAGGAGTACTCAGCTGGAGAACCATTGCCCGTGCATGTTAgtgatttttataatatatttcgtTATATATGTTCGCAATTTCCTATACGCTAGCTGCTAAATGCATGAATTCTATCCCTAACTCCGAGTATGTGTACAGTTGCTTCAGTGCTGCCTAATAACATGAAGTACTTGCCGAAGCAAGAACTGCCACCAACAGATGATCAAGATGATGATGCATATACACTGCTCGATTATCTTTGGTATCTTACCGCATCAAGCCATCAACGAAATGATATCGAAACCGGACGAGCTAATAATATGGAAGCAGCTTTTGGAAACGCTAATGCGAAACTTCTCTTTACAGCAGCAGAATCAGCAAATGACGAATTCTTGGTGGAGCTGATTCGGCGTTATCCGGATTTCTTGTACAAAGTTAACGAGTTCAAACACAGCATATTTCATATCGCCGTTTTACGTCGCCATGTCCAATGCTTCAATTTAATATACGAAGTTCACGGTGTGAGAGATTTGATACTAACATATATAGACACCGAAGGCAATAACATAATGCACTTGGCAGGCAGGTTAGCCCCTCAAAATCAACTCAATCTCATACCAGGGGCAGCCCTTCAGATGCAACGAGAAGTATTGTGGTTCAAGGAAGTCGAAAAGTTGGTCCAACCATCATACAGAAACATGAAAAACGATCAAGGCCAAACGCCACACGACGTGTTCATCTCAGAGCACCAAGACTTGATGAAAGAAGGCGAAAAGATGATGAAACAGACGGCTAAATCATGCATGCTAGTCGCAATGCTAATCGCCACGGTGGTTTTCACCACCGCCTTTACCGTGCCCGGCGGGTACAACAACAACGGTTCTCCGAGCCTACAAAACCAGAGGCTTTTTTATGTTTTCCCCATCTCCGAGGCCGTGGCGACCCTATCCTCTTTGACATCAATGCTGATGTTTCTTTCCATACTCACGTCCCGTTACGCGGAAGACGATTTCTTGGACTCGTTGCCTTTTTGGATGGTGATTGGGGTGGCATCCCTTTTCGTGTCCATAGCCGGGATGATGGTCGCCTTCTGCACATGTCTCATCTTCTATCAACACGGATTGGCGTCCATAACTGTTCTTCTACTTTTCTTTGCTACCGTGCCGGTGATGTTTATAACCTTGAAGTATCCTCTTTTGGTTACCATACTACGTTGTACCTATAGTTGCAGGTGGCTGTTTATTTCAAACAATCGGTTGTTGTCCTAGCCTAGCTATattaatcatatcatataatatatatatatatatatgaataaaatcGACTGCACTGAACATGTCTTGTGCGGTCTACACGATATGGGCGTCTCGTAACGCCAAGTGGTTGGATTTTGTATGTGTTTTTAATTTCTCTAAGTTTTATTTGGTGTCCAAACtatggcatatatatatatatgtaaggtTTATCGAGTTTACTCGAAAAGTAATGGTGGCAAACACGGTCGGCATATATATGTATGTTAATTCCTTGCAATTAATCTCGATctgctcaaaaaaaaaattatatttatgatAATTATTATGAATTGCTCAAAGCTCTTCAATTGACCAGTACGTTATCACTATGATGTAATCGGAGATATATTTCCAACTTATTAACTCAGGATCTTTTTCATGTATTTCCGACGTTGTAGAACTTTGGTTAAATTCTCAACAATCCTCCTCTCAAACCAAGGACCACGATTATTCCCTCAAGCCCAACCGTCCTCCAATCGAGGTTGCTCCTCCTCACTGTGTAGAGGTGCGTGTCTTATATGAAAGACCGAGGACATCACCCACCTCGATATATTATCAAAACTTTTTA comes from the Henckelia pumila isolate YLH828 chromosome 1, ASM3356847v2, whole genome shotgun sequence genome and includes:
- the LOC140874630 gene encoding uncharacterized protein; amino-acid sequence: MELEVETGGRRWEKVNRDKSRVLKRRATLLLSSSQGRYLSGCVPLHKAALKGEWESAESLLANDMTLGQSRITEGGETAFHIAALEGHALFVANLLQRMGDQSSHVLEIQNQKGNTALSFAAVAGHVDIAVLMIENNPRLPTIRGDGGVTPLFMAAFLGHRDMVDYLFPLSGFDKWDENDQIELLTTSIASGLYDLSIRILQQNNNLAGVEDREGNTPLLVLARDPSHFRGLSDTMQQGVLSWRTIARAFASVLPNNMKYLPKQELPPTDDQDDDAYTLLDYLWYLTASSHQRNDIETGRANNMEAAFGNANAKLLFTAAESANDEFLVELIRRYPDFLYKVNEFKHSIFHIAVLRRHVQCFNLIYEVHGVRDLILTYIDTEGNNIMHLAGRLAPQNQLNLIPGAALQMQREVLWFKEVEKLVQPSYRNMKNDQGQTPHDVFISEHQDLMKEGEKMMKQTAKSCMLVAMLIATVVFTTAFTVPGGYNNNGSPSLQNQRLFYVFPISEAVATLSSLTSMLMFLSILTSRYAEDDFLDSLPFWMVIGVASLFVSIAGMMVAFCTCLIFYQHGLASITVLLLFFATVPVMFITLKYPLLVTILRCTYSCRWLFISNNRLLS